The following are from one region of the Biomphalaria glabrata chromosome 12, xgBioGlab47.1, whole genome shotgun sequence genome:
- the LOC106062931 gene encoding carbonic anhydrase 1-like isoform X3 has translation MTLAGLRVSCALAAVTFISVSITKVDADAVSWNYDRGAFGAEVIYSGTPIILRGGSLPDDYKLLQYHFHWGSQDSRGSEHILDGEQFPMELHVVHYQAHLPNVSVAQIQPNGLAVVGFFFRTSPQNNTRFGKLLSHFDLIKTVATNQDNETVIETFPLTDLLPDGLDKLHYYRYQGSLTTPPCYETVIWSIATETIPISDYQLNIFRSLYNDENKPLVNDYRPVQPLNNRVVVTNKKKRCNARVRNDQHKSS, from the exons ATGACGTTAGCAGGTCTGCGTGTGTCATGTGCCTTGGCTGCTGTTACCTTCATAAGTGTTAGTATAACAAAGGTAGATGCAGATGCCGTTT CTTGGAACTACGACAGAGGTGCATTTGGAG CTGAAGTTATATATTCTGGGACGCCAATTATACTCCGAGGAGGAAGTCTCCCAGACGACTACAAACTACTACAGTATCATTTTCATTGGGGGTCTCAGGACTCCAGAGGATCTGAACATATTCTAGATGGGGAGCAGTTTCCGATGGAG CTTCACGTGGTCCACTATCAAGCTCACCTGCCAAACGTTTCGGTCGCCCAAATCCAACCTAACGGTCTGGCGGTTGTGGGATTTTTCTTCAGG acGTCACCACAGAACAATACCAGGTTTGGTAAACTGTTGTCTCACTTTGACCTCATTAAGACAGTTG ctACTAATCAAG ATAATGAAACTGTGATTGAAACCTTTCCACTCACCGATCTACTTCCGGATGGCCTAGATAAACTCCATTACTACCGTTACCAAGGAAGCCTAACCACGCCGCCATGCTACGAGACTGTCATATGGTCCATAGCAACTGAAACTATTCCAATATCGGACTACCAG CTCAACATCTTTCGAAGTCTTTACAATGACGAGAACAAACCCTTGGTCAATGACTACAGGCCGGTACAGCCCCTGAATAACCGTGTAGTGGTCACCAACAAGAAGAAACGGTGCAACGCGAGAGTCCGCAATGACCAACACAAATCTAGCTGA
- the LOC106062929 gene encoding carbonic anhydrase 1-like, which produces MIVMELSLQRFYITSVLILLSSMLTAVNAYAVDYWNYDNSGGYGPDKWSEYYSDCAGMMQSPIDINTTDVLYDPDLAYFDFSGYNLTNGVDLTLVNKGGHTAEVLYTGKEVLLKGGNLPADYRLVQFHFHWGSTNTTGSEHAMDGMHAPMELHLVHIQSRFSNASVAQLKPFGLAVLGFLFEISPENNTKYDELLSQFYKIQTVVNNTQDNETEIGTFSLYELLPENLDKLDFYRYFGSLTTPPCYESVIWSVATEKIPISEYQLNIFRSLYDDQHQHLKDDFRPVQNIDKRTVTTTKEPAVTEPMSSTQVTVFQCPTTEKPGNSASFLVGQNLNVVLVLLLTIFKVLS; this is translated from the exons ATGATCGTGATGGAATTATCATTGCAACGCTTTTACATCACTTCTGTGTTGATCCTTCTCTCAAGCATGCTGACCGCGGTGAATGCTTACGCAGTAG attattGGAACTACGATAATTCTGGTGGCTACG ggCCAGACAAGTGGTCTGAGTATTATTCTGATTGTGCTGGGATGATGCAGTCCCCTATTGACATTAATACTACAGACGTCCTGTACGATCCTGATTTGGCCTACTTTGATTTCAGCGGTTACAACTTGACAAATGGAGTCGATTTGACATTAGTCAACAAGGGAGGTCATACAG CGGAGGTACTGTACACGGGCAAGGAAGTCTTGTTAAAGGGAGGTAATCTGCCGGCTGATTACAGACTTGTTCAGTTCCACTTCCACTGGGGCTCCACCAACACAACCGGCTCTGAGCACGCAATGGACGGAATGCATGCCCCAATGGAG CTTCATCTGGTCCATATCCAATCAAGATTTTCGAATGCATCTGTGGCCCAATTAAAACCTTTCGGACTTGCTGTTCTGGGTTTTCTATTTGAG ATATCACCAGAGAACAATACCAAATATGATGAACTTCTATCACAGTTTTATAAGATCCAAACTGTTG ttAATAACACACAAG ACAATGAGACCGAGATTGGGACCTTCTCCCTGTACGAGCTGCTGCCAGAAAATCTGGACAAATTAGACTTTTACCGTTACTTTGGAAGCCTGACCACACCTCCATGCTATGAATCAGTCATCTGGTCTGTCGCCACGGAAAAGATTCCAATATCTGAGTACCAG CTGAACATTTTTAGAAGTCTGTATGACGACCAACATCAACACCTGAAAGATGACTTCCGGCCAGTGCAAAACATTGACAAGAGAACCGTCACCACCACCAAAGAGCCTGCAGTGACGGAGCCCATGTCCAGCACTCAAGTCACAGTTTTCCAATGCCCCACCACAGAGAAACCCGGCAACAGTGCCAGTTTCCTTGTTGGTCAAAATCTAAATGTTGTGTTGGTGCTACTGCTGACTATTTTTAAAGTCTTGTCGTAA
- the LOC106062931 gene encoding carbonic anhydrase-like isoform X1 has product MTLAGLRVSCALAAVTFISVSITKVDADAVSWNYDRGAFGGPDDWFKTFPKCGGTMQSPINISSNASYNPYLEYFDFREYKLTKGVTLTLTNKGGHTAEVIYSGTPIILRGGSLPDDYKLLQYHFHWGSQDSRGSEHILDGEQFPMELHVVHYQAHLPNVSVAQIQPNGLAVVGFFFRTSPQNNTRFGKLLSHFDLIKTVATNQDNETVIETFPLTDLLPDGLDKLHYYRYQGSLTTPPCYETVIWSIATETIPISDYQLNIFRSLYNDENKPLVNDYRPVQPLNNRVVVTNKKKRCNARVRNDQHKSS; this is encoded by the exons ATGACGTTAGCAGGTCTGCGTGTGTCATGTGCCTTGGCTGCTGTTACCTTCATAAGTGTTAGTATAACAAAGGTAGATGCAGATGCCGTTT CTTGGAACTACGACAGAGGTGCATTTGGAG GACCTGACGACTGGTTCAAAACATTTCCTAAATGTGGCGGGACAATGCAGTCACCCATCAACATCTCAAGCAATGCCAGTTACAATCCCTACTTAGAATACTTTGATTTCAGAGAATACAAATTGACCAAGGGTGTCACTTTGACTTTAACCAACAAGGGAGGTCACACAG CTGAAGTTATATATTCTGGGACGCCAATTATACTCCGAGGAGGAAGTCTCCCAGACGACTACAAACTACTACAGTATCATTTTCATTGGGGGTCTCAGGACTCCAGAGGATCTGAACATATTCTAGATGGGGAGCAGTTTCCGATGGAG CTTCACGTGGTCCACTATCAAGCTCACCTGCCAAACGTTTCGGTCGCCCAAATCCAACCTAACGGTCTGGCGGTTGTGGGATTTTTCTTCAGG acGTCACCACAGAACAATACCAGGTTTGGTAAACTGTTGTCTCACTTTGACCTCATTAAGACAGTTG ctACTAATCAAG ATAATGAAACTGTGATTGAAACCTTTCCACTCACCGATCTACTTCCGGATGGCCTAGATAAACTCCATTACTACCGTTACCAAGGAAGCCTAACCACGCCGCCATGCTACGAGACTGTCATATGGTCCATAGCAACTGAAACTATTCCAATATCGGACTACCAG CTCAACATCTTTCGAAGTCTTTACAATGACGAGAACAAACCCTTGGTCAATGACTACAGGCCGGTACAGCCCCTGAATAACCGTGTAGTGGTCACCAACAAGAAGAAACGGTGCAACGCGAGAGTCCGCAATGACCAACACAAATCTAGCTGA
- the LOC106062931 gene encoding carbonic anhydrase 2-like isoform X2 has translation MTLAGLRVSCALAAVTFISVSITKVDADAVSWNYDRGAFGGPDDWFKTFPKCGGTMQSPINISSNASYNPYLEYFDFREYKLTKGVTLTLTNKGGHTAEVIYSGTPIILRGGSLPDDYKLLQYHFHWGSQDSRGSEHILDGEQFPMETSPQNNTRFGKLLSHFDLIKTVATNQDNETVIETFPLTDLLPDGLDKLHYYRYQGSLTTPPCYETVIWSIATETIPISDYQLNIFRSLYNDENKPLVNDYRPVQPLNNRVVVTNKKKRCNARVRNDQHKSS, from the exons ATGACGTTAGCAGGTCTGCGTGTGTCATGTGCCTTGGCTGCTGTTACCTTCATAAGTGTTAGTATAACAAAGGTAGATGCAGATGCCGTTT CTTGGAACTACGACAGAGGTGCATTTGGAG GACCTGACGACTGGTTCAAAACATTTCCTAAATGTGGCGGGACAATGCAGTCACCCATCAACATCTCAAGCAATGCCAGTTACAATCCCTACTTAGAATACTTTGATTTCAGAGAATACAAATTGACCAAGGGTGTCACTTTGACTTTAACCAACAAGGGAGGTCACACAG CTGAAGTTATATATTCTGGGACGCCAATTATACTCCGAGGAGGAAGTCTCCCAGACGACTACAAACTACTACAGTATCATTTTCATTGGGGGTCTCAGGACTCCAGAGGATCTGAACATATTCTAGATGGGGAGCAGTTTCCGATGGAG acGTCACCACAGAACAATACCAGGTTTGGTAAACTGTTGTCTCACTTTGACCTCATTAAGACAGTTG ctACTAATCAAG ATAATGAAACTGTGATTGAAACCTTTCCACTCACCGATCTACTTCCGGATGGCCTAGATAAACTCCATTACTACCGTTACCAAGGAAGCCTAACCACGCCGCCATGCTACGAGACTGTCATATGGTCCATAGCAACTGAAACTATTCCAATATCGGACTACCAG CTCAACATCTTTCGAAGTCTTTACAATGACGAGAACAAACCCTTGGTCAATGACTACAGGCCGGTACAGCCCCTGAATAACCGTGTAGTGGTCACCAACAAGAAGAAACGGTGCAACGCGAGAGTCCGCAATGACCAACACAAATCTAGCTGA